From the Chloroflexota bacterium genome, the window CTGCGTCACCATCCGGACACCCAGAACATACCCATCATCGTCTGTACCATACTGCCGCAAGAGGAGCTGGCCAATCTGCTGGGAGCCACGGCCTTCATTCAGAAGCCCGTCAGCCAGCAGGCATTTCTGGAGGCTCTGGAGCGCGTGACGGCCACGCCGGAGCGAGGGAACGGCTGAGCCCCATCGCGCACATGAGGATATCCCGAGCGGACAATCCACCGGTCAGCTCGACCCGCAGACGACTCGCCACAACGGGTTCCCCCCACGGATCACGAGCGGACACGATCACCACCGGGATGTGTCGAATCCGAGGGTCGGCGTTCTTCTCCTCCAGGACCTGATAGCCATCCCGGTCGGGCAGCCCCAGATCCAGGAACACGGCATCCGGCTGGCGCTCCCGCATCAGCGCCAGCGCATTCGCCCCATCGCCGGCGCGCAACGTCCGATATCCCCGGCCGGCGGAGGCGAGCTGACGTGCGATCAGGCGCGCCATGGTCTGGTCGTCCTCGACGATCAGGATGCTGCCACGCATGGGCGCCACCCGCTCGGCCGCGGCCAGAAGAGCCGCCCGGGTGACCGGCTTGACCAGATAGTCGACCACGCTCAGACGCTCGCACGCCTCCATCTTCCCCGGTATGTAGCAACTCACGACCACCGTGCGGTCCGGCAGATCCACCAATCGCCGGATCAACCCCCGGGTCTCCATTACCCGGGCATCGTTGATCAGAAGCACTTCCGGCGGATCCTCCACCAGCTCTCGCTCCGCCTCCTCCAGATCCCGCACGGCGACGACATCCACTCCCTCGAAGAGGACGGGGGCCTGTCGGGAGAGCACCGGGTCCCGCTCCACGATCAGGAACCGGGGCTTCGGCTTGGGCAACTCCACCTGCGAACGCCGGAGGCGAGACTCATGAGCCGCATATGGGTTCACCCACCGTTTTGCCCCTGACAACACACGGCCGTTGGAGGGCTCATCTGGCCTCAATGGCAGGGAGAAGAAGAACGTGGTCCCCACCCCGGGCTCGCTCTCCAGCCACATCTTCCCGCCGTGCAGCTCCACCAGCCGTCTGCTGATGCTCAGCCCCAGACCGCTGCCGTCATGCGGCCTCTTGGTCGAGCCATCCAGTTGCTGGAAGGGCTCGAAGATGCGGTCCTGATCCTCCGGGCGGATCCCCGGTCCCGTATCCCGCACACGGATCACGACGTAGTCCTGATCCATCGTCACGCCGACGGTGACGCCGCCCGTCTCGGTGAAGCGCCCCGCGTTGCTGAGGAGGTTCAGGATCACCTGACGAGCGCGCAGTCGATCGCAATACACCGCCGGCAGGCTCGACGGCAGGTCCACATCGAGATAAAGCCCCTTTGCGCGATAGAGCGGCGCCACCGCCTGGGCAGCCTCATCGATGATGCAGGAGAGGTCCGTCCACTCCCGGCTCAAGCTGAAGCGCCCCGCCTCGATCTGGCTCAAATCCAGCACATCGTTGATCAATTGGGCCAGGTGCTGCGCGTTCCGATAGATCACCCCGATGTCCGACAGCAGGGCCTTGGGCAGCCGGGACCCATAAGTCGAAGGGGAATGGGCGATCATCTCGCTGAAGCCGATGATCATGTTGAGCGGGGTGCGCAGCTCATGGCTGACGTTGGCGACGAACTCCTCCTTGGCCCGTCGGGCCTCCTCGGCCTCCATCCGGCTGGCCCGCAGTAGCTCGTACAGGCGGCTCAGTTGGGCATACGCCTCGGCCAGGTCCTCGTTGGCCTGATTCAAGGCCAATCTGTGCTCGCGAGCCTCCTCCAACAGGGTGTGCGCCCGCTGATAGTACACGAACAGTCGCTCGAGGATCATCAACCGGGGGGCCTCGCTGATCCATCCCAACGCCCACGTGACCCCAATCAGAAAGATCACGGCCACACTTTCCGTTGTGACCACATGCAGCGGGACTCCCAGCGGCCGCAGCAGGAGGGCGGCGATCATGGGGATGCCCACCAGTACACCCGCCCGCCATCCCAGAGCAAAGGTCGCCAAACTGACCGGCAGGAGGAACAAAGTGGCAGCCCCCGGCCCCGGCCACCAGAGCGTCGCCAGCCAGGTGGCTATCGCGACGCCTGCAACCAGCCCCACGATGCCCAGGCGGACGTTGATGCGAGAGAAGCCATAGCCAGCGATCAGGGCAGCGAACAAGAGCAATGCGATCGGGGTCACCTGGTGGGGTTGTAAGAGCCAGCGATCCAGAGCGATGGGGAAGACTCCGCAGAGGGAGAGGAGCGCCCAAAGCCTCCAGAAGCTTTCATCCTTCAAATACTCCCACTCACGCTCTATCCGGCTGGCGGCATAACCATCGGAGGATCGAAACCATTTCATCGCCCCGCTCCATGAGCACGCCTGTTGATCGCCTGCAGCGATCTGAACCCTTCCCGCCTGAGAAGATTGTACCCAACCAGATGGCAATTGGGAAGTTCCCAAGTCCAGGGCCTTTTCAAAGTCCAGCATTCATACATATTAGCACACGTGACACTCACAGGGACAAGGATTGTCTCGCTCCATCTCGATTTCCACCGCTGACCTTGAAAGAGCCCTGTCTCCATCCCCCCGTCCACCTGAATCAGACCGGGGGAGAGGAGTGAGAAGCTGAGAGGAATTCCCCCCTCCTTTTGGACACACCACCACAGCGGCGATATATTTGACACCGCGGCCCGGTTGCATACAATGGAGTTGTGGAATTCGCGCGATGAGGCTCGTGCCAACGATTGCTCGGCGGTGGATAGCCTCTACCCACGAGAACGGCGAGTGGTAGGGGCTTTTTTGTTGTGGCCCCGCCATCTCTCATGGGCTTAAGGGAAGTGAAGGGATGTGTGCCTTGACGGATATCACGATGGTAGGAGAGATCGCCCGAGCTGTGCGGGAAAACGTCAACCGGGTGATCGTCGGCAAGGAAGATGTGATCGATTTGCTCCTGGTGGCGCTCTTCTGCGAGGGCCATGTGCTATTGGAGGACGTGCCCGGCATCGGGAAAACCACCCTGGCCAAGACCCTGGCTCGTTCGCTGGGATGCACCTTTCAGCGCATCCAGTTCACCCCCGACCTGCTCCCCTCCGACATCACCGGCGTAAGCGTTTTCAACCAGAAGACCGGTGAGTTCGAATACCGCCCGGGCCCCATCATGGCCCAGATCGTGCTGGCCGATGAGATCAACCGGGCCGGGCCGCGCACCCAGTCGGCGCTGCTGGAGGCCATGGAGGAACGCCAGGTAACGGTGGACGGCGTCACCCGCCCCCTGCCCCGCCCGTTCCTGGTGCTGGCCACCCAGAACCCCGTGGAGCTGGAGGGCACCTTCCCGTTGCCCGAGGCCCAGGTGGATCGATTCCTGCTGCGCGTGGCGCTGGGCTATCCGGAGCGAGAGGAGGAACGGCAGATCCTGCACCGTTTCCAGACGGACAACCCGCTGGATCACATCGAGCCGGTGGTATCGGCCGAACAGATCCAGGAGGCCGGCAGGTTATGTCGACAGGTCTACGTGCATCCCGCCCTGGAGGACTACCTGCTCGACCTGGTGCGCGCCTCCCGGACCGATCCCGCCATCACGCTGGGGGCAAGCCCGCGCGGCAGCCTGGCGCTCCATCGCACAAGCCAGGCGCTGGCCGCCATTCAGGGGCGCGACTACGTAATCCCCGATGACATCAAACGGCTGACGATCCCCGTATTGGCCCATCGATTGATCCTCAGCCCGGATGCCCGACTGCGCGGCCGATCGGCTCAGGAGATCATCGGCGAGTTGATCGAGCGCGTGCCCGTGCCGGTGGAGGAGATCTGGCAGGAGCAGGAGGAAACCGCCTCATGACCCGACGCCTTTCGGGGAGCGAAACGGAGCGCATCCCGCCGCCGAGCGCCACCTCGCGATCTCAACGTGGACAAGGCCTGGCATGAACTGGCGTCGCTGGCATTGGCTGAACGACATCACGTTGCCGCTCCTGACGGCGATCCTACGGCTCTGTTGGATGTGGCCGTGGCTGCAGCTCATCCAGCGCTGGCTGACACCATCGTATCAGGGGAACCTGCTATCGCCCTGGCAGATCATCGGGCTTCTGCTGGGCGGCATGGCGATGACGCGCTGGGTGCTGGGGCGATCCTGGAGCATCGCTCGGGCTCGCGCATGGATCGCCGGCACGGGGATCGGGATCATCTTCGGCCTGCTGTGGTGGCTGTTCGCTCGCGCAGGATACGCGCTCTGGGACGTGCGCTGGCTGATCGCGCTGGGGCGGATGCTAAGCCACTGGCAGGTGGAGGTGCCCCCACCCCTCATCACGCTGCTGGCAGCCGCGTACCTGTGGCTACGCGGCGTGCTGGACGGCCGGCTTCCCCCCACCCACGA encodes:
- a CDS encoding hybrid sensor histidine kinase/response regulator, whose translation is MKWFRSSDGYAASRIEREWEYLKDESFWRLWALLSLCGVFPIALDRWLLQPHQVTPIALLLFAALIAGYGFSRINVRLGIVGLVAGVAIATWLATLWWPGPGAATLFLLPVSLATFALGWRAGVLVGIPMIAALLLRPLGVPLHVVTTESVAVIFLIGVTWALGWISEAPRLMILERLFVYYQRAHTLLEEAREHRLALNQANEDLAEAYAQLSRLYELLRASRMEAEEARRAKEEFVANVSHELRTPLNMIIGFSEMIAHSPSTYGSRLPKALLSDIGVIYRNAQHLAQLINDVLDLSQIEAGRFSLSREWTDLSCIIDEAAQAVAPLYRAKGLYLDVDLPSSLPAVYCDRLRARQVILNLLSNAGRFTETGGVTVGVTMDQDYVVIRVRDTGPGIRPEDQDRIFEPFQQLDGSTKRPHDGSGLGLSISRRLVELHGGKMWLESEPGVGTTFFFSLPLRPDEPSNGRVLSGAKRWVNPYAAHESRLRRSQVELPKPKPRFLIVERDPVLSRQAPVLFEGVDVVAVRDLEEAERELVEDPPEVLLINDARVMETRGLIRRLVDLPDRTVVVSCYIPGKMEACERLSVVDYLVKPVTRAALLAAAERVAPMRGSILIVEDDQTMARLIARQLASAGRGYRTLRAGDGANALALMRERQPDAVFLDLGLPDRDGYQVLEEKNADPRIRHIPVVIVSARDPWGEPVVASRLRVELTGGLSARDILMCAMGLSRSLAPAWPSRAPEPPEMPAG
- a CDS encoding MoxR family ATPase, which gives rise to MVGEIARAVRENVNRVIVGKEDVIDLLLVALFCEGHVLLEDVPGIGKTTLAKTLARSLGCTFQRIQFTPDLLPSDITGVSVFNQKTGEFEYRPGPIMAQIVLADEINRAGPRTQSALLEAMEERQVTVDGVTRPLPRPFLVLATQNPVELEGTFPLPEAQVDRFLLRVALGYPEREEERQILHRFQTDNPLDHIEPVVSAEQIQEAGRLCRQVYVHPALEDYLLDLVRASRTDPAITLGASPRGSLALHRTSQALAAIQGRDYVIPDDIKRLTIPVLAHRLILSPDARLRGRSAQEIIGELIERVPVPVEEIWQEQEETAS